The Lathyrus oleraceus cultivar Zhongwan6 chromosome 5, CAAS_Psat_ZW6_1.0, whole genome shotgun sequence genome includes the window TCCAAATTCGCAACAATATCAGCCATCGTTGGTCTATCTTTCCCTTCCAAATTCACGCAATGCACAGCTGTATATGCCATCAACTCGACCGCCTCTGATTCGTTACTCTCCCGCGGTGATCCAACTCTCGAGTCCAAAATTTTCGCCAATTCACCGGCCAAAATAGCAGGCACTGCAAAATCGACTAGACTCAATGGATTTCCTCCGTCTTCACCGTTTCTAAATATAGCTCTTTTTCCTGTTAATAATTCTAGTAATACAACTCCAAGTCCATATACATCGCTTTTTGCTGTTAATAAATTCAAACCATAGTACTCCGGATCGATATAACCAACTGTTCCTACCGTTTTTGTTGGTTTGTAATCGATATCAGCTTCTGGACTCATCAATGACAATCCGAAATCAGATACTCGCGCTGTCCAGGTTGAGTCAAGAAGAATATTTGAAGATTTTATATCTCTATGAATTATTGAAGGAACTGCGTAGTTATGTAGATACTCTATTCCTCTTGAAGCATCCAAAGCAATTTTGATCCTCATTTTCCATGAATTCAACAAACTGCTACTTTTTTCTACATTGTTCTTATCATGCAAATGACTATGCAATGAACCATTCTTCATGTACTCGTAAACCAAAAGCCTCTCGTCTTTCTCCTCGCAATAACCAACTAGTCTAACCAAGTGTTTGTGGTGTAATCGCGACAAAAAGGATAATTCTGACTCAAATGCACTCTCCTTCTCTTGAAATTTTTTAACCTTTGAACCTGTTTCACCTCTTTTAATAGCTACTTCGCTACCGTCTGTTAGTTTTCCTCTATACACAATACCAAAGCTTCCAGCACCAATTTTGTTCTGGAATGAGAAACCGTCGGTAGCGGCTATTAGCTCGGAGAGAGTAAACTCTTCTGCCCTTTCTTGATGCTTTGTTGTTGAAGGTCCACTCCTCTGTCGCCTCATTATTCTTGAACCTTGACGCATAATGGCCGATTTAATCGAAGATGAGCTAGTATTTGAACTGTTGCTACTACCTCTTGTGACTGTTGGTTGCACTGAATTGTGAACCTTCTTTTTACCAAAACAAACACCTTTCCATAAGCAATAAACTATAGAGCATATACCAATAAAAGCACCAACTGATCCAACAATTGCGAATGCCAATAAGCCTCTTGTCAATGTCTTCGATCGAGACGGCCGAGGAGGAGACACTGGCGGTGGAGGTTGAACTGGCGGAGGCGGCGGATTTGTTATTTGAGTGTTACATATATTTGGCTTGCAAATGTGACGGTTTGAACTAGAACATAATGATTGAGAATCAGGATAAATTCCACACTCACTACAAGAAGATTGAACACAAGGCCCCGGAAGAACACGAGACAAAGGAAGAACAGATTCAGAACCATTTGATCGATTAGACCAACCTGGTCCCCAACAAATAACCGAAAAATTGGTTGTTGTCAATCCACAAGTAAAATTAGAAGCAGAAACAATTAACTCAAAAGAAACACTTTCAacaaaattcaccaaaaattgTCCCCTTCCACCCCAACAAACAACAGAACCATTCAATCTTCTCATAGCACAACCATGTTCATCTCCAAGTGCCAATTCACCAAACTCAAAAGCACCCCCTTGTGGAACATCAACTTGTCCAGAACTGTTACTTCCTTTACAAACCAAAAAACCAGTTGAATTCAAACCACAAACATGCGAACCACCCGCTACAATACTCAACATAGACATGTTCCCAAACTCATTCTGTAACCGTTCCGCAACAGCTTTCTCTCCCCAACATCGAACTTGTGAACCATTTTTCAAAATCCCACAAGAGAATTTCGACCCAGATGAAATCGAATCAAATTGATCCGACCCAGATAGTTCAAACCGGTTACCGGTTCTCCAGCATCGAACCGTTCCAACACCGACCACCGTGGCACAAACCTGGGAATCTCCAACGGCGAGATTCTCTAATAAAACAGAGTCGTTAAAGTAAAGTCTTTTACTTTggaaggaagaagatgaagtatCCCAACAATGTAAACTATAGTTACCGGACCTAAGGCCACAGAAGTAGCTTTTCCCACCGGAGATTGAAGAAAAAGAAACGTTGGGAGCGACGAGGAAGGGGGAGACTTGTCCTTGACCTTGACGGTAACACTGAATGCTCTGTATTGATTGTCCTGATATGATCCCGCAGACGGTGGCAGGTGAGTCGGTGACGGAGAGGGTAGTGCCGGAGCCTAAAGCATGGGAAAACGGTGAAAAACAGAAGACAATTAAAGCAGTGACGGTGATGAGATATGTGATGACGGTGGAAGAAGGTGGTTTCTTCATTAAAGAGAATGGAAATTAAAGGTGGTGGTGGGTTGCGGTGTTTTATGCTTCATTTGCAGAGAAAAAATGGAGGATTGAAGAAGATGAATTAGATGAAGAAAATGGAAGAAGGTTAGTGTGTTATGGTAGAAAGATTGAAGGTGGTAGTTGTGGACTATGGAAAATGGAACACATAGAACATGTGTAATTTCTTTTGTACAATGTATACTGTTCAAGGTCGTGTTTGGTTCTCATTTATAAAACAATCacttttttattgttttttgatTTTGTGGATTCACTAATTCTCTTGACTTGACTCGGATGAATTTAACTTCTTTTGTAAATGTTGATTGGGTATAAGTTTTTTGTATGTTCATCTTGTAACTAAATACTAGTAGTAAAAAAAGTTAATCAAAAAAGTTAATCTCCTTTATTATATCATGGATTCTCTAAATCcttcttttattttatttttttaataatagAAAACTTAAATTTATATCAAAATAATATATTATGTTTGAAGATTTTTGTGAAAAGGATAAatcattttttttttaattttaaatataattataaaaatttaaaaatttagAGATAAAAGTATAAAAGAAATAATGAAGGGTGATTTAAAATAGGAATTTGAAAGATATTGGGTTGAATTTGTAA containing:
- the LOC127083972 gene encoding putative serine/threonine-protein kinase-like protein CCR3; the encoded protein is MKKPPSSTVITYLITVTALIVFCFSPFSHALGSGTTLSVTDSPATVCGIISGQSIQSIQCYRQGQGQVSPFLVAPNVSFSSISGGKSYFCGLRSGNYSLHCWDTSSSSFQSKRLYFNDSVLLENLAVGDSQVCATVVGVGTVRCWRTGNRFELSGSDQFDSISSGSKFSCGILKNGSQVRCWGEKAVAERLQNEFGNMSMLSIVAGGSHVCGLNSTGFLVCKGSNSSGQVDVPQGGAFEFGELALGDEHGCAMRRLNGSVVCWGGRGQFLVNFVESVSFELIVSASNFTCGLTTTNFSVICWGPGWSNRSNGSESVLPLSRVLPGPCVQSSCSECGIYPDSQSLCSSSNRHICKPNICNTQITNPPPPPVQPPPPVSPPRPSRSKTLTRGLLAFAIVGSVGAFIGICSIVYCLWKGVCFGKKKVHNSVQPTVTRGSSNSSNTSSSSIKSAIMRQGSRIMRRQRSGPSTTKHQERAEEFTLSELIAATDGFSFQNKIGAGSFGIVYRGKLTDGSEVAIKRGETGSKVKKFQEKESAFESELSFLSRLHHKHLVRLVGYCEEKDERLLVYEYMKNGSLHSHLHDKNNVEKSSSLLNSWKMRIKIALDASRGIEYLHNYAVPSIIHRDIKSSNILLDSTWTARVSDFGLSLMSPEADIDYKPTKTVGTVGYIDPEYYGLNLLTAKSDVYGLGVVLLELLTGKRAIFRNGEDGGNPLSLVDFAVPAILAGELAKILDSRVGSPRESNESEAVELMAYTAVHCVNLEGKDRPTMADIVANLERALLICEGGSNNEIESISSVTISVVSD